In the Candidatus Methylomirabilota bacterium genome, one interval contains:
- a CDS encoding serine protease, giving the protein MVRRASIVIIGICFLFSIAGCSVGMALSGKKEPNLGAFRVGSTRGEAELQLGSPVDSVTRPDGGRTDIYAYELGNEPSTGRAVGHAVMDVLTLGIWEIIGTPVEAIGIEKKRLMIVYDKDDRVQAINQAPVPPPPAEETDDLDIESRAATDVPEMKPEAKAVSGTCFAVNQNGTLLTAYHIVQDAKSIQVHLVEGTVTEAKLWTFNAKKDLAILRIDPRTPHFLSLAPMGSVHTGERVFTMGYPAPDLLGQESKFTEGSVSSLSGPGDKEFLMQISVPIQPGNSGGPVVNQLGEVVGVVTSTAAIEALLSVTGTLPQNVNWAIKADHARPMFNVQTVKSAPASRDDVIKKLRRAICMVKAGPRR; this is encoded by the coding sequence ATGGTGAGGCGAGCATCGATTGTGATAATAGGAATCTGTTTCCTCTTCAGTATAGCAGGCTGCTCCGTCGGTATGGCGCTGAGTGGGAAGAAGGAGCCGAACCTGGGCGCTTTCCGTGTCGGGTCAACCCGGGGCGAGGCGGAGCTGCAGCTTGGGAGCCCGGTCGATTCGGTGACCCGCCCGGACGGCGGACGCACAGACATCTACGCGTACGAGCTCGGGAATGAGCCGAGCACCGGGCGGGCGGTGGGCCATGCCGTGATGGACGTGCTGACCCTCGGCATATGGGAGATCATCGGCACCCCGGTCGAGGCCATCGGGATCGAGAAGAAGCGCCTTATGATCGTCTACGACAAGGATGACCGAGTCCAGGCGATAAATCAGGCGCCAGTCCCGCCGCCTCCGGCAGAGGAAACGGACGATTTGGATATCGAGAGTCGCGCTGCAACTGACGTTCCAGAGATGAAACCTGAGGCTAAGGCGGTTAGTGGAACTTGCTTCGCGGTGAATCAGAACGGGACCTTGTTGACGGCCTACCACATCGTTCAAGATGCAAAGTCCATCCAAGTTCACTTGGTAGAAGGAACTGTCACAGAGGCGAAACTCTGGACGTTTAATGCCAAGAAGGATCTTGCAATCCTGCGCATCGATCCCCGCACGCCACACTTCCTTTCATTAGCCCCGATGGGTTCTGTTCACACGGGCGAGCGGGTATTTACGATGGGCTATCCTGCCCCGGATCTCCTGGGTCAAGAATCGAAATTCACTGAAGGGTCCGTCAGTTCACTCTCGGGGCCTGGAGACAAGGAGTTCCTCATGCAAATTTCTGTTCCAATTCAGCCGGGGAACTCCGGTGGTCCAGTGGTAAACCAACTTGGTGAGGTGGTTGGGGTTGTGACCTCGACGGCCGCCATAGAAGCCTTGCTGTCCGTTACGGGAACCTTGCCACAGAACGTCAACTGGGCGATTAAGGCGGATCACGCACGTCCGATGTTCAATGTCCAAACCGTGAAATCCGCTCCGGCGAGCCGAGATGATGTGATTAAGAAACTCCGCCGGGCGATTTGCATGGTGAAAGCAGGCCCTCGTAGGTGA